A single window of Zootoca vivipara chromosome 17, rZooViv1.1, whole genome shotgun sequence DNA harbors:
- the NES gene encoding nestin: protein MEAFVGSRALSEESLQMWDLNKRLEAYLSRVKHLEEENEGLRAEVQGLRLSPVEGSWRARYEGEVAALRATLEQAFRDKASAELARDALRDEVQQATGRCQRERAARDEAKRMLSRSRKELEEERRAQLWLREKAAQLEQEVRALDEAHRDEKAALGQEAVGGGGVGSLQSGRRAAPTAEGCFQPAEVEDYAQRLSSIWKGAAETYKAEVWQLEAALGEAKENLWRATEGNRQGQLRLQQLEKELAGLKIRKEVLEESLAQQWQQQHGEAGQLQLAIESLEEEKQSLRVQIAQVLEERQQLMHLKMSLSLEVATYRTLLEAESTRLQIPAADFKLASGLRDGKLELSNGLSLDRGHLGPRDPWLSPATFLKASTKPRPPRGQNESLAGSFTSSAPPKSRSPLARDFQKDSTILPDPSAISFEDPLPAKDVLAPVDLPAFEQTEVWTATQITAVSQSLLQKSLLPFDAAAPDALEESSLGTEQRLQADGDMRGDRGTEAGEKEGLCEEEEEEEEEEEQQEEECLSNEPAGEAMIQNGPYPGRLVTEALEIALKVVNAADVRPDTGFLEGSDSPNSLPLDGSPPLEDEGRVDPPPSTKLVKEAAEKALKKHTGGTLPAADLMGGIQGSEDPTEANSSPGEACTEQHEGETQGALATDPPTLQEMRLLEVEGEAREIADGVPVTGRIEACQEVMPPGKEGEEPLTSCSTEQGRHGNEEGPECPEVAGALGKDVAVAVRVGEESWDPGASSHPEEQANAMGGYLEEAEDLEVVSTEALHLSEDEERRELWSPCKENEEEDLQALEGELLQAEEFVARENVAPLSHVVAESCSEQPFLQLEQAQLQAPGAPLEEMDLALLEGEASQEPDTFPVEETPLAEENSAREEGENLEGEPRMVESARDAEGGKEGEEEDITRPPREDGLGNEDAMEKQGFSDMEPVCSQEVALQGEDVPGQGEISKAEEQDVAGDASEEQQQLAEKQEGAGEEGEEIPAAAPGADGDIQEGSLVVGPEASKAEREEEEEAGILEMEEIAGPLETKNLPWCLEAEQDEANAQAEEEGQAVARVEEVLQSQLATHLGESLPAPADKEVAVPPEVQGSPTDGFEGKDQADTSYCQSQSESLGSEDSLESWDNSPNASHETEGIEKGLESGKAIMLEETLLDHTPLHLYEGQMLAASGEPQQMPPESQEAAEVLLVTQDGSTSLEEVQHPPAEENINKQEGAEEEGGCVIEAAPIQGTDDPKVSEKPTTDALELIGSDGNLLKEDSEVLIGKEVAKDSAQLDAESEKELAVGEVPQKGGEVEEDAQFVEQFCEEELGQDFAWGPEEDSTSQVERLDPSNMEENAFVEGDGPLELGDQGDTEAEGGHKVSPLTSVADLGEIVLEGEEGSLDVQGGDLIGPEAPACGRDEDLPCAQETTDLEICRREDQVLQEDEAEGDPSGKDLPGEAVASISRESMKDADILEIVEQALEFNQELIKAAEPCVEAEPTVTGGEEGPSLENEEEENRTAPITLPNVSDSQVPTEAPEISFPNAKDPTGSGPLWADSNANGLQQDPSVADFTEEILNGIGVLQPGETECNGGISEEEPMKATITQQFLREELDEPSAVEETTDQRLPQVPSHEETPRIEDVEPEVHEKVLLGLGKGLEAMDPDESLFVDILQAACVKGGKGADPGAVSVPPHFGDEVLRLEPNQHLNFRTEEEEQRWSSEDN from the exons ATGGAGGCGTTCGTGGGCTCTCGCGCCTTAAGCGAGGAGTCCCTGCAGATGTGGGACCTCAACAAGCGGCTGGAGGCTTACCTGTCCCGCGTGAAGCACCTGGAGGAGGAGAACGAGGGGCTGCGCGCCGAGGTGCAGGGCTTGCGCCTGAGCCCCGTCGAGGGCTCGTGGCGGGCGCGCTACGAGGGCGAGGTGGCGGCGCTGAGGGCTACCCTGGAGCAGGCTTTCCGCGACAAGGCGTCGGCCGAGCTGGCCCGGGACGCGCTGCGCGACGAGGTGCAGCAGGCGACGGGCCGGTGCCAGCGGGAGAGGGCGGCCCGCGACGAGGCCAAGAGGATGCTGTCGCGGAGCAGgaaggagctggaggaggagcgCCGGGCGCAGCTGTGGCTCCGCGAGAAGGCGGCGCAGCTGGAACAGGAGGTGCGGGCGCTGGACGAGGCGCACCGGGATGAGAAGGCGGCGCTGGGCCAGGAGGCGGTAGGCGGCGGCGGCGTGGGGAGTCTGCAGAGCGGCCGGCGCGCCGCCCCGACGGCCGAGGGCTGCTTCCAGCCTGCCGAGGTGGAGGACTATGCGCAGCGCCTCTCCAGCATCTGGAAGGGGGCCGCCGAGACGTACAAGGCGGAGGTCTGGCAGCTGGAGGCCGCCCTGGGCGAGGCCAAGGAGAATCTCTGGAGAGCCACCGAGGGCAACCGGCAGGGCCAGCTGCGCCTCCAGCAGCTGGAGAAGGAGCTGGCCGGCCTGAAGATCCGCAAGGAGGTCCTGGAGGAGAGTCTGgcgcagcagtggcagcagcagcacggcGAGGCCGGGCAGCTCCAG CTGGCCATCGAGtccctggaggaggagaagcagtctCTGCGGGTCCAGATCGCCCAGGTCCTGGAGGAGCGCCAGCAGCTGATGCACCTCAAGATGTCCCTCAGCCTGGAAGTGGCCACCTACCG GACCCTCCTGGAGGCTGAGAGTACCAGGCTGCAGATCCCAGCTGCCGACTTCAAACTGGCCAGTGGCCTCAGAG ATGGGAAGCTGGAGTTGAGCAACGGCCTGTCCCTGGACAGAGGCCACCTGGGCCCCCGAGACCCCTGGCTGAGTCCAGCCACCTTCCTGAAGGCCAGCACAAAGCCCCGACCTCCCAGGGGCCAGAACGAGTCCTTGGCAGGGAGCTTCACTTCCTCTGCGCCCCCCAAGAGCAGGAGCCCCTTGGCCAGGGATTTCCAGAAGGACAGCACCATCCTCCCAGACCCCTCTGCCATAAGTTTTGAGGACCCCCTGCCAGCCAAAGACGTCCTGGCACCCGTTGACTTGCCCGCTTTCGAGCAGACTGAGGTCTGGACGGCCACCCAAATCACAGCTGTCTCCCAGTCACTCTTGCAAAAGTCCCTTCTGCCTTTTGACGCTGCAGCTCCTGACGCCTTGGAAGAATCCAGCTTGGGCACTGAGCAGAGACTCCAGGCGGACGGAGACATGAGGGGTGACAGAGGGACTGAagcaggagagaaggaaggactttgtgaggaggaggaggaagaggaggaggaggaagaacaacaagaagaGGAGTGTCTCAGCAATGAGCCAGCAGGGGAGGCCATGATCCAGAACGGTCCTTACCCTGGCCGGCTGGTTACAGAAGCATTGGAAATCGCACTCAAAGTAGTCAATGCAGCGGATGTCCGGCCAGATACCGGTTTCCTTGAGGGCTCTGACTCcccaaacagcctccctctggaCGGCTCCCCTCCCTTAGAAGATGAAGGCAGAGTGGACCCTCCTCCCAGTACAAAGTTGGTGAAAGAAGCTGCAGAGAAAGCGCTGAAAAAGCATACAGGGGGCACTCTGCCAGCagcagaccttatggggggcatCCAAGGCTCTGAAGATCCCACAGAGGCAAACAGCAGCCCTGGTGAGGCCTGCACAGAGCAGCACGAAGGAGAGACTCAGGGGGCTTTGGCAACAGACCCCCCAACtctacaagaaatgagattgctGGAGGTAGAAGGGGAGGCCAGGGAAATTGCAGACGGCGTTCCGGTCACCGGGAGGATCGAGGCCTGCCAGGAAGTGATGCCTCCGGGAAAGGAAGGCGAGGAGCCCCTGACATCATGTAGCACAGAGCAGGGGAGGCATGGCAATGAGGAGGGGCCCGAGTGCCCAGAAGTGGCAGGTGCCCTGGGCAAAGATGTGGCTGTTGcggtgagggtgggggaggagagctgggaccctggTGCCAGCAGCCACCCAGAGGAGCAGGCGAATGCCATGGGAGGGTACCTGGAGGAAGCGGAAGACCTGGAGGTGGTGAGCACAGAAGCCCTGCACCTGTCGGAGGATGAGGAGAGGAGGGAGCTGTGGAGCCCCTGCAAGGAGAATGAGGAGGAGGACTTGCAGGCGCTGGAGGGTGAGCTCCTGCAGGCAGAAGAGTTTGTTGCTCGTGAGAACGTGGCACCATTGAGCCACGTGGTGGCAGAGAGTTGCTCAGAGCAACCCTTTCTTCAGCTGGAGCAGGCACAGCTTCAGGCGCCAGGAGCCCCTCTGGAAGAAATGGATTTGGCCCTGCTGGAGGGAGAGGCATCCCAGGAACCGGACACCTTTCCTGTGGAGGAGACCCCCTTGGCAGAAGAAAACTCAGcaagggaggaaggagagaactTGGAAGGGGAGCCCAGAATGGTGGAAAGTGCAAGGGATGCTGAGGGGGgcaaagagggggaggaggaggacatcACCAGGCCCCCGAGAGAGGATGGGTTGGGGAATGAAGATGCCATGGAGAAGCAGGGCTTCTCAGACATGGAGCCTGTCTGCTCCCAAGAGGTTGCCTTGCAAGGCGAGGATGTCCCAGGGCAAGGAGAGATCTCCAAGGCAGAGGAGCAGGATGTGGCAGGAGATGCTTCTGAGGAGCAGCAACAACTGGCAGAGAAGCAGGAGGgagcaggagaagaaggagaagagatCCCAGCAGCTGCTCCTGGTGCTGACGGAGACATCCAGGAGGGAAGCTTGGTGGTGGGCCCAGAAGCCTCCAAGGCtgaaagggaagaggaggaggaggcaggcattcTAGAGATGGAAGAAATAGCAGGCCCCTTGGAGACAAAGAACCTGCCATGGTGCCTGGAAGCTGAACAGGATGAGGCCAATGCGCAGGCAGAGGAAGAAGGGCAAGCAGTGGCCAGAGTAGAAGAGGTTCTCCAAAGTCAGCTGGCCACCCACCTGGGCGAAAGCCTGCCCGCCCCTGCTGACAAAGAGGTGGCGGTTCCCCCAGAAGTGCAGGGCAGCCCCACTGATGGGTTTGAGGGCAAGGACCAGGCTGACACCAGCTACTGTCAGTCGCAAAGTGAGTCTTTGGGGTCTGAGGACTCCCTTGAATCTTGGGACAACTCCCCAAATGCCAGCCATGAGACCGAGGGGATTGAGAAGGGCCTGGAAAGTGGCAAGGCGattatgctggaggagactctgctGGATCACACCCCCTTGCATCTGTACGAGGGGCAGATGTTGGCTGCCTCTGGAGAGCCCCAACAAATGCCCCCAGAGAGCCAAGAGGCTGCAGAAGTGCTTCTTGTGACCCAAGATGGATCCACATCTTTAGAGGAGGTGCAGCATCCGCCAGCAGAGGAGAACATCAACAAACAAGAAGGTGCAGAAGAGGAAGGGGGATGTGTCATAGAAGCTGCTCCCATCCAAGGCACAGACGATCCCAAAGTTTCAGAAAAACCTACGACAGATGCTCTGGAACTCATTGGAAGTGATGGAAACCTACTTAAAGAAGACTCCGAAGTGCTCATAGGGAAGGAGGTTGCAAAGGACTCTGCACAGTTGGACGCAGAATCTGAGAAAGAGCTGGCTGTTGGGGAAGTCCCCCAGAAAGGGGGCGAGGTGGAAGAAGACGCCCAGTTTGTAGAACAGTTCTGTGAGGAAGAACTTGGCCAGGATTTTGCTTGGGGACCAGAGGAGGACAGCACTTCCCAAGTAGAACGGCTGGATCCCAGCAACATGGAGGAAAATGCCTTTGTGGAAGGGGACGGTCCATTGGAACTGGGTGACCAGGGGGACACAGAGGCTGAAGGTGGCCACAAGGTTTCTCCCCTGACCAGTGTGGCTGACTTGGGTGAAATCGTgctggagggggaagaagggTCTTTGGATGTGCAGGGAGGAGACCTCATAGGGCCAGAGGCTCCAGCATGTGGAAGGGATGAAGATTTGCCCTGTGCCCAGGAGACAACAGACCTTGAAATCTGCAGAAGAGAAGACCAGGTCCTACAGGAAGATGAGGCTGAGGGGGACCCAAGTGGCAAGGATCTCCCAGGTGAGGCAGTTGCGAGCATCTCAAGAGAGAGCATGAAAGATGCTGACATCTTGGAGATCGTGGAACAAGCTCTGGAGTTCAACCAGGAGCTGATCAAGGCAGCTGAGCCGTGTGTTGAGGCTGAACCAACAGTGACAGGAGGGGAGGAAGGTCCATCCCTGgagaatgaggaagaggagaaccgGACTGCACCAATTACCTTGCCCAATGTCAGTGACTCTCAGGTCCCCACAGAGGCCCCAGAAATCTCCTTCCCCAATGCCAAAGACCCAACAGGATCTGGTCCTCTGTGGGCTGACAGCAATGCTAATGGGTTGCAGCAAGACCCCAGCGTTGCCGATTTCACAGAGGAGATCCTGAATGGGATTGGGGTCCTCCAGCCTGGTGAGACAGAGTGCAATGGAGGCATCTCTGAGGAAGAACCAATGAAGGCTACCATCACCCAGCAGTTCCTCAGGGAGGAGCTGGACGAGCCCTCCGCGGTGGAGGAGACAACAGACCAGAGATTGCCTCAAGTGCCGTCCCATGAAGAGACACCAAGGATCGAAGATGTGGAGCCGGAAGTTCATGAGAAGGTTCTGCTGGGACTCGGCAAAGGCCTGGAGGCCATGGATCCCGATGAGAGCCTCTTTGTTGACATCTTGCAGGCTGCCTGTGTCAAAGGGGGGAAGGGTGCTGATCCAGGGGCCGTCTCCGTCCCACCACACTTTGGGGATGAGGTTCTCCGCCTGGAGCCCAACCAGCACCTGAACTTccggacggaggaggaggagcagagatggtcctcagaagacaactga
- the HDGF gene encoding hepatoma-derived growth factor, which yields MSRSNRQREYKCGDLVFAKMKGYPHWPARIDEMPESAVKSASNKYQVFFFGTHETAFLGPKDLFPYEECKGKFGKANKRKGFSEGLWEIENNPTVKASGYQPTQKKGPTEDAGAEREPEAGQKKETPEGSSDEEGNLVIDEQSKEKNEKAGSKRKAEGALLEDSSPKRAKESEDQEGAGGEKPKGCEGDAPKEPEKPKKQQPSSLLPDGGEKEENSSRGAVAPAGGEGKEEASEEEDEEEEDEDEEEEEASRDHKESL from the exons ATGTCCCGCTCCAACCGGCAGCGCGAGTACAAGTGCGGCGACCTGGTCTTCGCCAAGATGAAGGGCTACCCGCACTGGCCCGCCCGG ATTGATGAGATGCCAGAGTCCGCTGTGAAATCGGCTTCCAACAAGTACCAGGTCTTTTTCTTCGGGACCCATGAAAC GGCGTTTCTGGGACCCAAAGACCTCTTCCCGTATGAAGAGTGCAAGGGGAAATTTGGGAAGGCCAACAAGCGGAAAGGCTTCAGCGAAGGCCTCTGGGAGATAGAGAACAACCCCACCGTCAAGGCATCCGGCTATCAG CCGACCCAGAAAAAGGGCCCCACGGAGGACGCGGGGGCCGAGCGGGAGCCGGAAGCAGGGCAGAAGAAGGAGACCCCCGAAGGGAGCAGCGATGAGGAGGGGAACCTGGTGATTGACGAGCAGTCCAAGGAGAAGAACGAGAAGGCTGGGAGCAAGAGGAAAGCAGAGGGGGCCCTCCTGGAG GACTCTTCCCCAAAGCGTGCCAAGGAGAGCGAGGACCAGGAGGGCGCTGGGGGGGAGAAGCCCAAGGGCTGTGAGGGAGACGCCCCCAAGGAGCCGGAGAAGCCCAAGAAGCAGCAGCCCAGCAGCCTCCTCCCGGACGGCGGGGAAAAGGAGGAGAACAGCAGCCGAGGTGCTGTCGCGCCGGCAGGAGgcgaggggaaggaggaagcctccgaggaagaggacgaggaggaagaggatgaggacgaggaagaggaggaggccagCAGAGACCACAAGGAGAG CCTGTAG